A portion of the Deltaproteobacteria bacterium genome contains these proteins:
- the lgt gene encoding prolipoprotein diacylglyceryl transferase yields the protein MHPLLFTIPLFGGLPVHTYGVLVALGFLAGMTWVRYEARRLGENPDLAVDLVFYIIVAAILGSRLYYVFITDYAHFKTDPVSFFRLWEGGLTFHGGLIGAVIVAVWFLRRHRRSFIKFADIFAPGVSLGHTFGRLGCFMVGCCHGRPVGHDAWWALTFPQHPRCFAPWGVPLFPTQPAEAIGNFCIFLILVLLRKRKQFDGQVFAIYLMLYGILRFVVEMYRGDATKDPIPGTPLSMAQGISVGLLVVALVIWRVQGKGARDAKG from the coding sequence ATGCATCCACTCTTGTTTACGATCCCGCTGTTCGGCGGGCTGCCGGTCCATACGTATGGGGTCTTAGTGGCGCTCGGGTTTCTCGCCGGGATGACGTGGGTCCGCTATGAGGCGCGGCGGTTGGGCGAGAATCCGGACTTGGCGGTCGATCTGGTTTTTTACATCATCGTCGCGGCCATTCTGGGGTCGCGGCTCTATTACGTCTTCATCACCGACTACGCGCATTTTAAGACCGATCCGGTCAGCTTCTTTCGGCTCTGGGAAGGTGGTCTGACCTTCCACGGTGGACTGATCGGTGCGGTCATCGTGGCTGTCTGGTTCTTGCGGCGGCATCGGCGCTCGTTCATTAAATTTGCCGATATCTTCGCGCCAGGCGTTTCGTTGGGCCACACGTTCGGGCGGCTTGGGTGTTTCATGGTCGGCTGTTGTCACGGCCGTCCGGTTGGGCACGACGCGTGGTGGGCGCTCACGTTTCCGCAACATCCGCGCTGTTTCGCTCCGTGGGGCGTGCCGCTCTTCCCGACCCAACCGGCCGAGGCGATCGGCAACTTCTGCATCTTCCTGATCTTAGTGTTGCTGCGCAAACGGAAACAATTCGACGGGCAAGTCTTTGCGATCTACTTGATGCTCTACGGGATCTTGCGATTCGTCGTGGAAATGTATCGCGGCGACGCCACGAAAGACCCGATCCCTGGGACGCCGCTCTCGATGGCGCAAGGGATCAGCGTTGGCTTGCTGGTGGTGGCGTTGGTGATTTGGCGAGTGCAAGGCAAAGGGGCGCGCGATGCAAAGGGATAA